A single genomic interval of Fibrobacter sp. UWB13 harbors:
- a CDS encoding glycoside hydrolase family 57 protein yields the protein MAKPGRLHLLLHAHLPFVREPSFDRFLEENWFFEAMAETYLPVIQMLNRLEEKGVPGTLNLSVSSALLSMLTDKLLLTRFSVHLHKQLELIEREKVRFQGNSELMEVVDFYYRRQLALINTWERDCGCEIIPALKRLEQIGKINLLTCVGTHPFLPAYQNDVEAIRLQLKITVRAFEDAFGKKPRGLWLPECGYFEGLDAILAEFGFKYFFLETHGVLLAKPAPKYGVFSPIKTPAGLYCMGREQSSSMEVWSRKTGYPGHPEYREFFRDIAHERESEYLGDYFLSAGTPIETGLKYYRITGSENKEIYRPWNALRLVEDHARLFVANREATVSNLLPNMDGNKVSILCPYDAELFGHWWFEGPLFIEKMFERAASSSVVEMASFEESMREPADTDVHNPIFSSWGEGGFGDVWMNDEVAFQYPMFFRMRKMMDDLKSRISNAGNAVGTARGSKNATAKRFLAQMARELVLFQASDWAFMIHNNSAADYARARLNGHYENLSALYKEAVKANPDTKLLKMLEQKNNLFPFIGECL from the coding sequence ATGGCAAAGCCTGGTCGCTTACATCTTTTGCTTCACGCACATTTGCCTTTTGTGCGTGAACCCTCTTTTGACCGGTTCTTGGAAGAGAACTGGTTTTTTGAGGCTATGGCGGAGACTTATTTGCCCGTCATACAGATGCTCAACCGTCTGGAAGAAAAGGGCGTGCCGGGCACTCTCAATTTGAGCGTTTCTTCGGCGCTGCTCTCGATGCTTACGGATAAGCTATTGCTTACCCGTTTTTCGGTGCATTTGCACAAACAGCTTGAACTGATTGAACGCGAAAAAGTCCGCTTCCAGGGCAATTCCGAGCTTATGGAAGTGGTGGATTTTTATTACCGCAGGCAGCTTGCGCTCATCAATACGTGGGAGCGCGATTGCGGTTGCGAAATTATCCCTGCGTTAAAGCGCTTGGAGCAGATTGGAAAAATCAACTTGCTCACTTGCGTGGGGACGCATCCGTTTTTGCCCGCGTACCAGAACGATGTCGAAGCGATCCGTTTGCAGCTGAAGATTACAGTCCGCGCATTCGAAGACGCTTTTGGCAAAAAGCCTCGCGGGCTGTGGCTCCCGGAATGTGGCTATTTTGAAGGTCTGGACGCGATCCTTGCAGAATTCGGATTCAAGTATTTCTTCTTGGAAACGCATGGCGTGCTCTTGGCAAAGCCTGCACCGAAGTATGGCGTGTTCTCGCCAATCAAGACTCCGGCAGGGCTTTATTGCATGGGGCGTGAACAGAGCAGTTCCATGGAAGTATGGAGCCGCAAAACGGGCTACCCGGGGCATCCTGAATATCGCGAGTTCTTTAGGGATATTGCGCACGAACGTGAAAGCGAATATCTAGGCGATTATTTCTTATCGGCGGGCACGCCTATTGAAACGGGTCTCAAGTATTACCGCATCACGGGAAGCGAAAATAAGGAGATTTATCGCCCGTGGAATGCGCTCCGCTTGGTGGAAGACCATGCGCGACTTTTTGTCGCCAATCGCGAAGCGACTGTGTCGAATTTGCTTCCGAACATGGATGGCAATAAGGTTTCGATCCTTTGTCCGTACGATGCGGAACTTTTTGGACACTGGTGGTTTGAAGGTCCGCTGTTCATCGAGAAAATGTTTGAACGCGCGGCAAGCTCGAGCGTGGTCGAGATGGCATCTTTTGAAGAGTCGATGCGCGAACCTGCGGATACAGATGTTCACAATCCGATTTTCTCGTCTTGGGGCGAGGGCGGCTTTGGTGACGTTTGGATGAACGATGAAGTTGCTTTCCAGTACCCGATGTTTTTTAGAATGCGTAAGATGATGGACGATTTGAAGTCGCGCATTTCTAATGCAGGGAATGCTGTTGGGACTGCGCGCGGTTCAAAAAATGCGACTGCCAAGCGTTTCTTGGCGCAGATGGCGCGCGAACTCGTGCTGTTCCAGGCTTCGGACTGGGCGTTTATGATTCATAACAATTCGGCGGCGGATTACGCACGTGCCCGATTGAATGGTCATTACGAAAATCTCAGTGCACTTTATAAAGAAGCGGTCAAGGCAAATCCCGATACCAAGTTGCTCAAGATGCTAGAGCAGAAGAACAATTTGTTCCCATTCATAGGCGAGTGCCTGTAG
- a CDS encoding DUF4912 domain-containing protein: MATKKNEEEVKKTATKKTASTKVSETKTVAKKATAEKKQTAAKKAPAEKKVVAKKPSATVEKVAAKTAPAKKTVKAKAEKAEKPATKTATKTAKVSTKTEKSVEAAKKVVKTATKAKKVDVEVVETPKAKVAKSAAPEALPQSFDAEYLVLMQKDPNWMQAFWEVSEERIKAAKKGKGKLVLRLFDISNDLTVKRNKKLKFHDIEVPADARSWYVENKATQNCAAALGVVAAGKFEPLVEAGPMQTFTLEGSEVNTDNVFVRASLGGATLGGFGSSGLSSMSAKTWLESLSSSSGSMFSGALSSAALKSNKLELPKDSVNYGKDFFLWVKTRLIVYGGTRPDAHLQVRGEPFPLNPDGTFSFEEDLPDVTKIIPVFATDKDGDFPTTIVPIVVKRTE, translated from the coding sequence ATGGCTACTAAGAAGAATGAAGAGGAAGTAAAGAAGACCGCTACTAAGAAGACGGCTTCTACAAAAGTTTCTGAAACGAAGACTGTAGCGAAGAAGGCTACAGCTGAAAAGAAGCAGACTGCTGCAAAGAAAGCTCCTGCCGAAAAGAAGGTTGTCGCCAAAAAGCCGAGCGCAACCGTTGAAAAGGTTGCTGCTAAGACGGCTCCGGCAAAGAAGACTGTAAAGGCTAAGGCCGAAAAGGCTGAAAAGCCGGCTACAAAGACTGCAACGAAGACTGCCAAGGTTTCTACAAAGACGGAAAAGTCTGTAGAAGCAGCTAAGAAGGTTGTGAAGACCGCTACGAAGGCAAAGAAGGTCGACGTTGAAGTTGTTGAAACTCCGAAGGCTAAGGTCGCTAAGTCCGCTGCTCCGGAAGCTCTGCCGCAATCCTTCGATGCTGAATACCTCGTGCTCATGCAGAAGGATCCGAACTGGATGCAGGCCTTCTGGGAAGTTTCTGAAGAACGCATCAAGGCTGCCAAGAAGGGCAAGGGCAAGCTCGTGCTTCGCTTGTTCGACATCTCGAACGACTTGACCGTGAAGCGCAACAAGAAGCTCAAGTTCCACGATATCGAAGTTCCGGCAGACGCCCGTAGTTGGTACGTGGAAAACAAGGCAACGCAGAACTGCGCTGCAGCGCTTGGCGTTGTTGCCGCTGGCAAATTCGAACCGCTGGTCGAAGCTGGTCCGATGCAGACGTTCACGCTCGAAGGTTCCGAAGTGAATACGGACAACGTATTTGTTCGCGCTTCCCTCGGCGGTGCTACTCTCGGTGGCTTTGGCAGCTCGGGACTTTCTTCGATGTCTGCAAAGACCTGGCTTGAATCGCTTTCGAGCTCTTCGGGCTCCATGTTCTCTGGCGCACTTTCCAGTGCCGCTCTCAAGAGCAACAAGCTTGAACTCCCGAAGGATTCTGTGAACTACGGCAAGGACTTCTTCTTGTGGGTGAAGACCCGCTTGATCGTCTACGGTGGTACGCGTCCGGATGCACACTTGCAGGTGCGTGGCGAACCGTTCCCGCTCAACCCGGATGGCACTTTCAGCTTTGAAGAAGACCTCCCGGACGTGACGAAGATTATCCCTGTCTTTGCAACCGATAAGGATGGCGATTTCCCGACGACAATCGTTCCGATCGTGGTAAAGCGCACGGAATAA
- the thrC gene encoding threonine synthase, with amino-acid sequence MSQFNAHFRNINGDDTYPLTDVIYRSKVDGSLLEVEHDRAALASRSPEEWKKLFAERRMSFKPEDMSGIWSKREMVLPDIPVEDIVTMREGWSPLFDAAPLAKELGIGSLKVKLCGNSHTGSFKDLGMTVLVSQVNHIIKKGIHPIDAVACASTGDTSAALSAYCAKAGIPSIVFLPAGKTSTAQLIQPISNGSIVLALDTDFDGCMKIVQEVTKDNRIYLANSMNSLRVEGQKTISPEICQELGWTVPDTVIIPGGNLGNVSALAKGFEDCKAMGLIDRIPRIIVAQAENANPFYQAYERGFDKLVPVQAKKTLASAIQIGNPVSYPKAVRAIQKTNGMVVSVSEEELANAAHRGDRIGLYCCPHTGVALGALEKLVAAGKIAKDENVVVISTAHGLKFTEFKVGYHEQKLENIASKYANPVFKAPAEIGAVMDILTKEMAARRR; translated from the coding sequence ATGTCTCAGTTTAACGCTCATTTTAGAAACATCAACGGCGACGATACCTACCCGCTGACCGACGTCATTTACCGCAGCAAGGTGGACGGTAGCCTGCTCGAAGTCGAACACGACCGCGCAGCACTCGCCAGCCGCAGCCCGGAAGAATGGAAGAAGCTCTTTGCCGAACGCCGCATGAGCTTTAAGCCCGAAGACATGAGTGGTATTTGGAGCAAGCGCGAAATGGTACTCCCGGATATTCCGGTCGAAGACATCGTCACCATGCGCGAAGGCTGGAGCCCGCTCTTTGACGCAGCCCCGCTCGCCAAGGAACTCGGCATCGGAAGCCTCAAGGTGAAGCTTTGCGGCAACTCCCACACGGGTTCCTTCAAGGACCTCGGCATGACGGTTCTCGTGAGCCAGGTGAATCACATCATCAAGAAGGGCATCCACCCGATTGACGCCGTCGCTTGCGCTTCTACCGGTGATACTTCTGCAGCCCTCAGCGCCTACTGCGCCAAGGCAGGCATTCCTTCCATCGTGTTCCTCCCGGCTGGCAAGACCAGCACCGCACAGCTCATCCAGCCGATTTCTAACGGCAGCATCGTGCTCGCTCTCGACACCGACTTTGACGGTTGCATGAAGATCGTTCAGGAAGTCACGAAGGACAACCGCATTTACCTCGCCAACTCCATGAACAGCCTCCGCGTCGAAGGCCAGAAGACGATTTCTCCGGAAATCTGCCAGGAACTCGGTTGGACCGTTCCGGATACAGTTATCATCCCGGGCGGTAACCTCGGTAACGTGAGCGCACTCGCCAAGGGTTTCGAAGACTGCAAGGCCATGGGCCTCATTGACCGCATCCCGCGCATCATCGTCGCTCAGGCAGAAAACGCCAATCCGTTCTACCAGGCATACGAACGCGGCTTCGACAAGCTCGTTCCGGTTCAGGCAAAGAAGACTCTCGCATCTGCTATCCAGATCGGTAACCCGGTCAGCTACCCGAAGGCAGTCCGCGCTATCCAGAAGACAAACGGCATGGTCGTAAGCGTCTCTGAAGAAGAACTCGCCAACGCAGCCCACCGCGGCGACCGCATCGGTCTCTACTGCTGCCCGCACACGGGTGTCGCTCTCGGCGCTCTCGAAAAGCTCGTTGCAGCAGGCAAGATTGCTAAGGATGAAAACGTCGTCGTCATCAGCACGGCACACGGCCTCAAGTTCACGGAATTCAAGGTCGGCTACCACGAACAGAAGCTCGAAAACATCGCAAGCAAGTACGCAAACCCGGTGTTTAAGGCTCCTGCCGAAATCGGTGCCGTCATGGACATCCTTACTAAAGAGATGGCTGCCCGCCGCCGCTAA
- the mutL gene encoding DNA mismatch repair endonuclease MutL, with the protein MAEIHLLSDEIINKIAAGEVIERPASAVKELIENAIDAGATRIQVQIEQGGKKKIQVTDNGKGMGAADLDLCYLRHTTSKLTNADDLFHLHTNGFRGEAVASIAAVSKLTITSATQEGESGRIVVKGGEVIEKEDIQASRGTTFLVEDLFYNTPVRRTFLGSETSECSRILDIVLKTAISHPEIRFDYKVGDRTVFTGVPGELRSRIAEAIGSKVAKGLLPVDYTEAGVHVTGYISPTTETNGKRNHQFLFMRNRPIENKMVSKAVSQAYEPYGAQCKPVTVLFLDMPDMEFDINVHPAKREVRFANGNLVFLVVTHAIRDTFTKDLEAHSPIIDLSDEFMGGPTQVSQTTPAQPAMPETPAQPQNDLPWENPFQQAKPYAASVNKPYAKPASTANSLSDKKSKYDVSDDVQDLFSLPEYGKIISLEPDHSKPAPPPETPWAPPSFFQIANTYIAGEDSNGLLIIDQHAAHTRVLFEQAMESLQNNIMQDSQELLFPELIDLSKQEKEIFRNVDEQLRKLGFFVEPFGGDTYQIRSIPSALPLSRAAKAVHDFLNDVDENDTKNDMVKFQEAIAKSWAKTNAYQAGDKLKPEEITALVSQLMITQDPLKSPFGSPTLMRLTLEELSKKFRH; encoded by the coding sequence ATGGCTGAAATTCACCTTTTATCCGATGAAATCATCAATAAAATTGCTGCTGGCGAGGTCATTGAGCGCCCTGCATCGGCTGTCAAGGAACTTATAGAGAACGCAATTGACGCCGGAGCAACCCGAATTCAAGTCCAGATTGAACAAGGTGGAAAGAAAAAAATCCAGGTCACAGACAACGGTAAAGGCATGGGTGCCGCCGATTTGGACCTGTGCTACCTCCGTCATACTACATCTAAACTAACAAATGCAGACGACTTATTCCACCTCCATACAAACGGTTTCCGTGGTGAAGCAGTAGCCTCCATTGCAGCCGTTTCCAAGCTGACCATCACGAGCGCCACGCAAGAAGGCGAAAGTGGCCGGATCGTCGTGAAGGGTGGCGAAGTTATCGAAAAAGAGGACATCCAAGCAAGCCGTGGCACCACATTCCTCGTCGAAGACCTGTTCTACAACACGCCCGTGCGCCGCACATTCCTCGGCAGCGAAACGTCCGAATGTTCTCGCATTTTAGACATTGTATTGAAGACAGCCATTTCGCACCCGGAAATTCGCTTTGACTATAAAGTTGGCGATAGAACAGTCTTTACAGGCGTTCCTGGAGAACTCCGCAGCCGCATCGCCGAAGCCATCGGCTCCAAGGTCGCGAAGGGTTTGCTCCCAGTCGATTACACCGAAGCGGGCGTCCATGTAACAGGCTATATCTCGCCCACGACCGAAACGAACGGCAAGCGCAACCACCAGTTCCTTTTCATGAGGAACCGCCCCATCGAAAACAAGATGGTAAGCAAGGCCGTTTCGCAAGCATACGAGCCGTATGGAGCGCAGTGCAAGCCCGTAACGGTACTGTTCTTGGACATGCCGGACATGGAATTCGACATCAACGTGCACCCGGCAAAGCGCGAAGTCCGTTTCGCCAATGGGAACTTGGTGTTCCTCGTCGTCACACATGCCATCCGTGATACGTTTACTAAGGATTTGGAAGCGCACTCCCCCATCATCGACTTGAGCGATGAGTTTATGGGAGGTCCGACACAGGTTTCTCAGACGACGCCTGCGCAACCCGCGATGCCAGAAACGCCCGCACAGCCGCAAAACGACTTGCCGTGGGAAAACCCGTTCCAGCAGGCAAAGCCATACGCAGCCTCTGTAAATAAGCCGTACGCAAAACCCGCAAGTACCGCAAACTCGCTTTCGGACAAAAAGTCTAAATACGACGTAAGCGACGACGTTCAGGACCTCTTTTCGCTCCCTGAATATGGCAAGATTATTTCGCTGGAACCCGACCACAGCAAGCCCGCACCGCCTCCCGAGACGCCGTGGGCGCCGCCCTCGTTCTTCCAGATTGCAAACACGTATATCGCAGGTGAAGATTCCAACGGTCTCTTGATTATCGACCAGCACGCCGCCCACACGCGAGTGCTCTTTGAACAGGCCATGGAATCGCTCCAGAACAACATCATGCAGGACAGCCAGGAACTCCTGTTCCCGGAACTCATCGACCTTTCCAAGCAAGAAAAAGAAATCTTCCGAAACGTCGATGAGCAACTGCGCAAGCTCGGATTCTTTGTCGAACCGTTTGGAGGCGACACCTACCAGATCCGCTCGATTCCAAGCGCACTCCCGCTTTCGCGTGCCGCCAAAGCGGTTCACGACTTTTTGAACGATGTCGACGAAAACGACACCAAGAATGACATGGTCAAGTTCCAGGAAGCGATTGCGAAATCCTGGGCAAAGACAAATGCTTACCAGGCAGGCGACAAGCTCAAGCCCGAAGAAATCACGGCGCTCGTCAGTCAGTTGATGATCACGCAGGATCCGCTCAAGTCCCCATTCGGGAGTCCGACGCTAATGCGTTTAACGCTTGAGGAACTGAGCAAGAAATTCAGACACTAG
- a CDS encoding lipid-A-disaccharide synthase yields the protein MQNVNEENSPYILFCAGEDSGDMIGAEMVSTAVQQGFKVIGLGGPLMQEKGLQPLWDYNELPVSGVGDVVPKYFSLKNVFEVLSDAAESKKCLGIVAIDYPGFNMKLARLAKKWGKPMLYVAPPQVWAWKSKRASLFKQANNIRLAVFFDIEAKAYQQMGVETVRIKHPIAGWVYDQVEPRSDMLLLPGSRRDSALRNLPSFVKVAERYRNTWAERNSGPLPDVIVVASREHLEVPLLVALEKLYDGRLPSWLKVVVAPKLISERLNFYSAYSAALTSFGTSTLEMACVGIPFAACTMPDFLTYAMGKFMVKSEFLSLPNAIFGCGVTPEFIIRHKLNDRMADAIVEALFQQDIGSADEIALRLRKALDVGKTSSELVSEFLAQFLKR from the coding sequence GTGCAAAACGTTAACGAAGAAAATTCTCCTTATATCCTCTTCTGTGCAGGGGAGGATTCCGGCGACATGATTGGCGCCGAGATGGTATCGACTGCCGTGCAGCAGGGCTTCAAGGTCATTGGCTTGGGCGGTCCGTTGATGCAGGAGAAAGGCCTCCAGCCCTTGTGGGACTACAATGAACTCCCGGTTTCGGGTGTGGGCGATGTGGTGCCGAAGTATTTCTCGTTAAAGAACGTTTTTGAAGTCTTGAGCGATGCCGCAGAATCCAAGAAATGCCTTGGCATTGTGGCGATTGACTATCCCGGATTTAACATGAAGCTTGCGCGCCTTGCCAAAAAGTGGGGAAAGCCCATGCTTTATGTGGCGCCTCCGCAAGTCTGGGCATGGAAATCCAAGCGGGCGAGCCTCTTTAAGCAAGCTAATAATATCCGTTTGGCGGTATTCTTTGATATTGAAGCGAAGGCTTATCAGCAGATGGGCGTTGAAACGGTTCGTATCAAACACCCGATTGCGGGCTGGGTTTACGACCAGGTTGAACCGCGGTCTGATATGTTGCTTTTGCCGGGAAGCCGCCGTGATAGCGCCTTGCGCAATTTGCCGTCTTTTGTAAAGGTCGCCGAAAGGTATCGCAACACGTGGGCAGAACGCAATTCGGGACCGCTCCCGGACGTGATTGTAGTTGCATCGCGTGAGCATTTGGAAGTGCCGCTTCTGGTGGCGCTCGAAAAACTTTATGACGGGCGATTGCCGAGCTGGCTAAAAGTTGTTGTGGCGCCTAAGCTTATTAGCGAACGTTTGAATTTCTACTCGGCATATTCCGCGGCGCTTACCTCGTTTGGAACGAGTACGCTTGAAATGGCTTGTGTCGGGATTCCGTTTGCCGCTTGTACGATGCCGGATTTCCTCACGTACGCCATGGGCAAGTTTATGGTCAAGTCCGAATTCCTGTCGCTTCCGAATGCAATTTTTGGCTGTGGCGTGACTCCGGAATTCATCATTCGCCATAAGCTGAACGACCGCATGGCCGATGCGATTGTTGAAGCGCTTTTCCAACAAGATATTGGATCCGCAGACGAAATAGCCTTGCGTCTCCGCAAGGCTCTGGATGTCGGTAAGACTTCTAGCGAACTAGTGTCTGAATTTCTTGCTCAGTTCCTCAAGCGTTAA